The Niallia alba genome includes a window with the following:
- a CDS encoding ECF transporter S component — MKKKNKTTRLVLLGLLSAIIIIQTFVPILGYIPTPALSLTIIPVTVIIAAIVLGPLDGAIIGGVWGVITFIRAFTFPTSALAPIIFTNPLISVFPRVMIGVVAGILFYKVLKDRMNETLAMSISGVIGSLTNTILVLGFVYLFVREPYANAIGVNVEKLLPAILAVVGTNGVPEAILSGILTPIIAKPLLKIRKK, encoded by the coding sequence ATGAAGAAAAAAAATAAAACAACTCGCTTGGTTCTACTAGGACTGCTTTCAGCAATTATAATTATTCAAACTTTCGTTCCGATATTAGGATATATCCCGACTCCTGCACTAAGCTTAACAATCATTCCGGTTACCGTTATTATCGCGGCGATTGTTTTAGGACCATTAGATGGCGCGATTATCGGAGGAGTATGGGGAGTTATCACGTTTATTCGCGCATTCACTTTTCCAACAAGTGCCCTAGCACCGATAATTTTCACAAATCCATTGATATCTGTTTTTCCAAGAGTAATGATTGGAGTTGTAGCAGGAATCTTATTTTATAAAGTACTGAAAGACAGAATGAATGAGACTTTAGCAATGAGTATATCTGGTGTTATTGGGTCCTTAACCAATACTATTCTTGTGCTTGGCTTTGTCTATTTATTTGTAAGAGAACCTTATGCAAATGCTATTGGAGTGAATGTAGAAAAACTTCTACCCGCAATCTTGGCCGTTGTTGGTACAAATGGGGTCCCAGAAGCGATTTTATCAGGTATTTTAACGCCAATCATTGCCAAGCCATTATTAAAAATAAGAAAGAAATAA
- a CDS encoding assimilatory sulfite reductase (NADPH) flavoprotein subunit — MQLQVINSPFNQEQTELLNSLLPTLTESQKIWLSGYLSASTTTVATAELPNLTTEITEQKAAKPITKDITILFGSQTGNAQNLTKNHGNRLKENGFNVTVQSMSDFKPNNLKKIQNLLIIVSTHGEGDPPDTAIAFHEFLHGKRAPKLEGLQYSVLALGDSSYEFFCETGKQFDKRLEELGGIRLYPRVDCDLDYDEPANEWFEGVVSGLNLQSKSTVTNTVNTAPTSVQDSGYSRTNPYYAEVLDVINLNGRGSNKETFHVELSLEDSGISYEPGDSLGIFPNNDPELVDLLIKELDFSPTESVTINKQGEVLAFREALLTYYEITVLTKPLLQKFSAITANKSLAALLGKGNEEKLKDYMNGRDLLDLIREFGPLDTNAQTFVSLLRKLPTRLYSIASSYKANPDEAHLTIGAVRYHANGRDRNGVCSVQIAERIQPGDKLPIYIQNNENFKLPENPETPIIMVGPGTGVAPFRSFMQEREEIGAQGKSWLFFGDQHFVTDFLYQTEWQNWLKDGVLTKLNIAFSRDKAEKVYVQHRMLEHSKELFEWLEDGAVLYICGDEKHMAHDVHQTLLAIIQKEGQMSLEKAEEYVAAMIQNKRYQRDVY; from the coding sequence TTGCAGCTTCAAGTAATAAACAGCCCATTTAATCAAGAACAAACTGAATTATTAAACAGCCTATTACCAACTTTAACAGAATCACAAAAAATTTGGCTAAGTGGCTATTTATCTGCTTCCACGACAACAGTGGCAACAGCAGAATTACCTAACTTAACAACTGAAATAACAGAACAAAAGGCAGCAAAGCCAATTACCAAAGACATTACAATTCTTTTTGGTTCTCAAACAGGCAATGCACAAAATCTTACCAAAAATCATGGTAACCGTTTAAAAGAAAACGGATTTAATGTTACTGTGCAATCAATGAGTGACTTTAAGCCTAATAATCTTAAAAAAATACAAAATCTTCTTATTATTGTTAGTACACATGGCGAAGGTGACCCGCCAGATACAGCAATAGCATTCCACGAATTTCTACATGGAAAACGCGCACCAAAGCTAGAGGGTCTCCAGTACTCCGTATTGGCGCTTGGCGATAGTTCTTATGAGTTCTTTTGTGAAACAGGCAAACAATTTGATAAGCGTTTAGAGGAATTAGGCGGAATCAGACTTTACCCACGTGTAGATTGCGATCTTGATTATGATGAACCGGCAAATGAGTGGTTTGAAGGTGTAGTAAGTGGCTTAAATCTCCAATCGAAGTCAACAGTCACCAATACAGTAAATACAGCACCAACATCTGTCCAAGATTCTGGCTACTCCCGCACCAATCCGTATTATGCTGAAGTACTTGATGTCATTAATTTGAATGGTCGCGGTTCAAATAAAGAAACATTCCATGTTGAACTTTCTCTTGAGGATTCTGGAATTTCCTACGAACCAGGCGATAGCCTTGGAATATTTCCAAACAATGATCCAGAGCTGGTCGACCTTTTAATAAAAGAGCTAGACTTCTCACCAACAGAAAGTGTAACGATCAATAAACAAGGTGAAGTGCTCGCTTTTCGTGAAGCTCTATTAACCTACTACGAAATTACCGTTTTAACAAAGCCACTATTACAAAAGTTTTCCGCAATAACAGCTAATAAGTCTTTAGCTGCATTGCTAGGTAAAGGAAACGAGGAAAAATTAAAAGATTATATGAATGGTCGAGACTTATTAGATCTTATCCGTGAGTTTGGTCCATTAGACACAAATGCTCAAACATTTGTATCCTTGCTTCGTAAGCTGCCTACTCGGCTTTATTCGATTGCCAGTAGCTACAAAGCAAATCCTGATGAAGCACATTTAACAATCGGGGCAGTTCGTTACCACGCAAACGGAAGAGATCGCAATGGCGTTTGTTCGGTTCAAATAGCAGAACGTATCCAGCCAGGTGATAAGCTGCCTATCTATATCCAAAACAATGAAAATTTCAAACTTCCTGAAAATCCAGAAACACCTATTATTATGGTCGGACCTGGAACAGGCGTTGCCCCATTCCGTTCTTTTATGCAAGAAAGAGAGGAAATTGGTGCACAAGGAAAATCGTGGCTATTTTTTGGAGACCAGCATTTCGTAACAGACTTTCTCTATCAAACAGAATGGCAAAATTGGCTTAAGGATGGCGTGTTAACGAAATTGAATATCGCTTTTTCTCGAGATAAAGCAGAAAAGGTTTACGTTCAGCATCGTATGCTTGAACATAGCAAAGAGCTATTTGAATGGCTAGAGGACGGGGCAGTTCTCTATATTTGTGGAGATGAAAAGCATATGGCACATGATGTACATCAAACACTTCTTGCTATTATTCAAAAAGAAGGCCAAATGTCTTTAGAAAAAGCGGAAGAATATGTAGCAGCTATGATTCAAAACAAGCGTTATCAACGTGACGTTTATTAA
- the cysI gene encoding assimilatory sulfite reductase (NADPH) hemoprotein subunit: MAKQVLKAPDGSPSDVERIKEESNYLRGTLKESMEEEISSGISEDDNRLMKFHGSYLQDDRDIRNERAKQKLEPAYQFMLRVRTPGGVATPAQWLTMDDLAQKYGNHTLKLTTRQAFQMHGILKWNMKQTIQDIHQSLLDTIAACGDVNRNVMCNPNPYQSELHSEVYEWSQKLSDHLLPRTRAYHELWLDQEKVAFSPTVEETEVEPMYGKLYLPRKFKIGIAVPPSNDIDVFSQDLGFIAITEDQKLVGFNVAIGGGMGMTHGDKATYPQLAKVIGYCTPEQILEIAEKVITIQRDYGNRSVRKNARFKYTVDRLGLENVVEELENRLGWKLQEAREFRFDHNGDRYGWEKGIKGKWHFTLFVEGGRIKDYENYPLMTGLREIAKVHTGDFRLTANQNLVIANVSSRNKKKIANLIEQYGIMDGKLFSALRRNSIACVSLPTCGLAMAEAERYLPVLIDKIEKIIDENGLREEEITIRMTGCPNGCARHALGEIGFIGKGPGKYNMYLGAAFNGSRLSKLYRENVGEEEILSELRVLLPRYAKERLEHEHFGDFVIRAGVVKEVTDGTNFHD; encoded by the coding sequence ATGGCTAAACAAGTATTAAAAGCACCAGATGGATCACCAAGTGATGTGGAACGAATTAAAGAAGAAAGTAATTATTTACGTGGCACATTAAAAGAATCCATGGAAGAAGAAATAAGCTCTGGTATTTCAGAAGATGATAACCGTTTAATGAAATTCCATGGCAGTTATTTGCAGGATGACCGTGATATTCGCAATGAAAGAGCTAAACAAAAGCTAGAGCCTGCCTACCAATTTATGCTCCGTGTTCGAACTCCAGGTGGAGTAGCAACACCTGCTCAATGGTTGACAATGGATGATTTAGCTCAAAAATATGGAAATCATACATTAAAATTAACCACACGCCAAGCTTTCCAAATGCATGGCATTTTAAAATGGAATATGAAACAAACTATTCAAGATATTCATCAATCCTTGCTTGATACAATTGCTGCTTGTGGAGACGTAAACCGTAATGTTATGTGTAACCCAAATCCGTATCAATCAGAGTTACATAGTGAGGTTTATGAATGGTCTCAAAAATTAAGTGATCATTTATTACCTCGTACACGCGCTTATCATGAACTTTGGTTAGATCAGGAAAAAGTTGCTTTCTCTCCAACAGTGGAGGAAACTGAAGTAGAGCCAATGTACGGAAAACTTTACTTGCCTAGAAAATTTAAAATTGGTATTGCCGTTCCTCCTTCCAATGATATTGATGTTTTTTCTCAGGATCTTGGGTTTATTGCTATTACAGAAGATCAAAAATTAGTTGGATTCAATGTAGCAATCGGCGGTGGGATGGGAATGACTCATGGAGACAAAGCAACTTACCCTCAGCTTGCAAAAGTGATTGGGTATTGTACTCCAGAGCAAATTCTTGAGATTGCTGAAAAAGTAATTACGATCCAACGTGATTACGGTAATCGTTCTGTTCGTAAAAATGCTCGTTTCAAATATACCGTGGATCGCCTTGGTTTAGAGAATGTAGTAGAAGAACTAGAAAATCGATTAGGTTGGAAGCTACAAGAAGCAAGAGAATTCCGCTTCGATCATAATGGAGATCGCTATGGCTGGGAAAAAGGCATCAAGGGAAAATGGCATTTCACTTTATTTGTGGAAGGCGGTCGTATTAAAGATTATGAGAACTATCCTTTAATGACCGGATTACGTGAAATTGCTAAAGTACACACTGGAGATTTCCGATTAACTGCCAATCAAAACCTGGTTATCGCTAATGTTTCAAGCCGTAATAAAAAGAAAATTGCTAATTTAATAGAACAATACGGCATAATGGATGGAAAGCTTTTCTCTGCTCTACGCCGTAATTCAATCGCTTGTGTATCACTACCAACTTGCGGACTAGCCATGGCCGAAGCAGAGCGATATTTACCAGTATTAATTGATAAGATTGAGAAAATTATTGATGAAAATGGATTGCGCGAAGAAGAGATTACCATTCGTATGACTGGCTGTCCTAACGGCTGTGCCCGCCATGCTTTAGGAGAAATTGGTTTTATCGGGAAAGGTCCCGGAAAATACAATATGTATTTAGGAGCTGCCTTTAATGGAAGTCGCTTAAGCAAACTCTATCGCGAAAATGTTGGCGAGGAAGAAATCCTTTCAGAGCTCCGTGTGCTGCTCCCTCGTTATGCAAAAGAACGCCTAGAACATGAACATTTTGGAGATTTTGTCATACGCGCTGGCGTTGTTAAAGAAGTAACAGATGGTACTAATTTTCACGATTGA
- a CDS encoding LysR family transcriptional regulator produces MQYDALKIFVTLVEVKNFTKTAEMLLMSQPSVSLHIKNLEKEFQTKLLDRSPKYLKVTPTGQMLYDCAVQMIRLYEQTRQHITEHHHAIKGELKIGASFTIGEYILPSLLLDLQQQHPELQIQATIGNTEEIVEAVRLYEVDIGLIEGQTNNKELQVVPFMEDELFIVASVHHPLAKREQVSISELHDQAWITREVGSGTREYLNHVIRSNGLRAKSFLTISSNQGIKETIINGYGLSLLSKSVIERDVKNGNLCIIPVVNTRFTRRLSYLFAPIMKEKQNVLTFMETLKATFPYTE; encoded by the coding sequence ATGCAGTATGATGCCTTAAAAATATTTGTAACACTTGTTGAAGTGAAAAATTTTACAAAGACAGCAGAAATGTTGCTGATGTCACAGCCAAGTGTTAGTTTGCATATAAAGAATCTCGAAAAAGAATTTCAAACAAAATTACTGGACCGCTCACCCAAGTATCTAAAGGTAACCCCAACAGGTCAAATGCTATATGATTGTGCGGTTCAGATGATACGCTTATATGAGCAGACAAGACAGCATATTACAGAGCACCATCATGCGATAAAAGGGGAGCTTAAAATAGGTGCGAGCTTTACAATTGGTGAATATATACTCCCTTCTTTATTACTTGATTTGCAACAGCAGCATCCTGAGTTGCAAATACAAGCAACGATTGGGAATACGGAGGAAATTGTGGAAGCGGTAAGATTGTATGAAGTAGATATTGGCTTAATTGAAGGACAGACAAACAATAAGGAATTGCAGGTTGTGCCTTTTATGGAGGATGAGTTATTTATTGTTGCATCTGTCCATCACCCGCTAGCAAAGCGAGAGCAAGTTTCGATTTCAGAACTCCATGATCAAGCATGGATTACAAGAGAGGTCGGATCGGGGACAAGGGAATACTTGAATCATGTTATTCGTTCCAATGGACTAAGAGCAAAATCATTTTTGACAATTAGCAGTAATCAAGGAATTAAGGAAACCATTATTAATGGGTATGGCTTATCTCTTTTATCCAAAAGTGTAATAGAAAGAGATGTAAAGAATGGGAACCTGTGTATTATCCCAGTAGTAAATACTCGTTTTACAAGAAGATTATCCTATCTATTTGCTCCAATTATGAAGGAGAAGCAAAATGTTCTTACATTTATGGAAACTCTTAAAGCGACATTTCCTTATACAGAGTAA